One Hermetia illucens chromosome 4, iHerIll2.2.curated.20191125, whole genome shotgun sequence DNA segment encodes these proteins:
- the LOC119655793 gene encoding dynein light chain roadblock-type 2-like, with protein sequence MSQEVEETLKRIQSHKGVAGTIVVNNEGIPVKSTMDNATTVQYAGLMSQLCDKARSVVRDLDPSNDLTFLRVRSKKHEIMVAPDKDFILIVIQQPTD encoded by the exons ATG TCGCAAGAAGTCGAAGAAACTTTGAAACGAATTCAGTCACACAAAGGCGTTGCTGGGACGATTGTCGTCAACAATGAAG GAATTCCGGTCAAGAGCACGATGGACAACGCCACGACGGTGCAATACGCCGGGCTCATGAGTCAGTTGTGCGACAAGGCCCGGAGCGTCGTCCGGGACTTGGATCCATCCAATGACCTCACATTCCTGCGAGTTCGGTCGAAGAAGCATGAGATCATGGTTGCGCCCGATAAGGACTTCATTCTTATTGTCATCCAGCAACCAACGGATTAG